One stretch of Armatimonadota bacterium DNA includes these proteins:
- a CDS encoding succinate dehydrogenase/fumarate reductase iron-sulfur subunit, with the protein MESITLHVFRGAHGVGSLTDYEVPVTPGMVVLDAIHYIQAHTDGTLACRWNCKAAKCGSCSAEINGVPGLLCKTRVDLFPEGDIAVGPMRTFPHVRDLVTDVSWNYRVNARIPPLRPDPARGGAPFDLQQEDVERVQEFRKCIECFLCQDVCHVLREHQRTDAFFGPRQMCRIAGLEMHPMDTLDRRQQLHNEAGVAYCNITKCCTEVCPEHIHITDNAIIPMKERVVDSYFDPVAGILRKIGVLQRQPRQKAAGDAAPATTIHSPPKSAD; encoded by the coding sequence ATGGAATCGATAACCCTCCACGTGTTTCGCGGCGCGCACGGCGTCGGCAGCCTCACAGACTACGAGGTGCCGGTAACACCCGGCATGGTGGTGTTGGATGCGATACACTACATCCAGGCGCATACGGATGGCACGCTGGCATGCCGCTGGAACTGCAAAGCGGCAAAGTGCGGAAGCTGCAGCGCTGAGATCAACGGCGTGCCTGGGCTGCTGTGTAAAACACGCGTCGATCTTTTTCCGGAAGGCGACATCGCGGTCGGGCCGATGCGCACTTTTCCTCACGTGAGGGACCTTGTTACCGATGTAAGCTGGAACTATCGGGTAAACGCCCGCATCCCTCCGCTGCGGCCCGACCCGGCGCGAGGCGGTGCGCCGTTCGATCTGCAGCAGGAAGATGTGGAGCGCGTTCAGGAGTTTCGCAAGTGTATTGAGTGCTTCCTATGCCAGGATGTCTGCCATGTGCTGCGTGAACATCAGCGCACCGACGCCTTCTTTGGCCCTCGGCAGATGTGTCGTATCGCAGGGCTTGAAATGCACCCGATGGATACACTGGACCGCCGGCAGCAGCTGCACAACGAGGCGGGCGTGGCCTACTGCAACATCACAAAGTGCTGCACGGAGGTATGTCCCGAACATATCCACATTACCGACAACGCGATTATCCCGATGAAGGAGCGCGTGGTGGATAGCTATTTCGACCCGGTCGCCGGCATCCTGCGCAAAATCGGTGTGCTCCAGCGGCAGCCGCGGCAGAAAGCCGCCGGCGATGCCGCGCCGGCGACCACCATCCACAGTCCGCCCAAATCGGCGGACTGA